From the genome of Coregonus clupeaformis isolate EN_2021a unplaced genomic scaffold, ASM2061545v1 scaf1755, whole genome shotgun sequence:
GGCTTTGTCTGCAGGTTAGTCTCATCAAACCAATTTTCACACCACTTTAATTAGCATTTTCACCATTTCAATATTTTACTTGATTATGTATTTTGTAGTAAGTCcctgctccctctctgtctttagCCCACTGTTTGCACACAGTGACTGAGGACAATGCAGAGTTGCTGTGTAGTATGAACAATGCTGTATTAGGGACTCTGGAGAGTGTGCTGCTATCCTCACAGACAGGCATGGCTCACACACTGCTCAGGACACTGGCTGCAGGTACGGCTACAACATCTTTGTTGTCACATTATTTACAGATTTATACTTCACAATGTCAACCGGTCACGTGAGGAACAACTGACTCCGCATTCACTCTCTGACTAAGGGCATTTTGTTGCTTAGTCAGAGTCGGGGGTTGGAAGCGGTTTGTTGATAGCCTAACTAAATAACTGGTCTGATTCCAGTGCTCATTGTGTGCTCCATCCATTGACAGGGTCAGTGTGGAACTTGAAGAGCAGCCTGCCCACAGCCCGCCAGGCCCAGACCCTCAACGCCCTGGTGGCCACCCTGTCCCAGTGCTTGGAGCTGGATGCTGGCACGCTGATACCCCAGCACCGCCAGGCTGAGGTGGCCCGCAATGCCACTGCCTCAGAGGCAGGGAACATGGAGGACCACCAGGCAGctgtagaggagatggaggatgaggaggaggagggggctggCCCGAGGAGGAATGGCAAGGCAACCAAGATAGATAAAGACTTCTCTGACTTCCTGCCTGTAAGTCCTGTCCTTTTTCACTCAGAAACAAACCCATCAAACTCTTTTGAGTTTGATCCAAAGTGACAGGGTTGAGTAAAGAGTATTGCATTTTCAGTTTTTAATATTCAGAGTACGTACATGACTCCTCCACACTGTTAAATGCTGTGAAACAGCTGAATATTGATGCAGCACAGAGTATTACAGTTGGTATTCAGAGCTGTAGTGGCCCTCTCCTCAGGGAGATACTGCTTTGTTCAGCAGGCAGGGAGCGAGGGACACCCACAACAGGGTTTACTCAGGGACGTAGGAGGTGGCTGTGTCCCTGCTGCAGTGTCAATAGTCTGGTTTTCTTTCTCCAGAGGGGCAAGGAGGAGCTGAGGGAGGCGACGGCCTTGCTGACAGCCCAGCAGACGTCTTTGGAGATCATCGTCAACATGTGCTGCTCTGATGGTGAGTGCTGTGGGCGGCAGTGTTTGGGCAGCAGAGCAGTACTGACCTGGGGGGGTTGTTTTCATTACCATTACTGTTTCACACAGCTGTCTGGTACATGTTCATAGATAAGAGGACAGCATTCTTACTGTTGTCTGATGCTCAAATGCATTCTAAAAATGAAGTCTTTCCTTGAACATTTAGGATTTATAATTCGCTTTTGTTGCTTTTGAGGTATACGTCTGCTGTTGTGACTcattttgtgtgtttgtttgtagaCCCGTCAGACGATGAGTGGGAGGAGGCGTCGAGCAGCGATGAGAGTGAGATGTGTCCTGACGGCCTCTCTGAAGGGAACACCAGCCTCCTGTCCCCACTGTGTCTTTCTGCTGAGGTCCACGGGGCCCTGATCAACCACAACATCCCAGAGAAGGTATAGGGGATTTCTTTCCTCACCTAGCATAATTGTTTCACTTCACTTCTCATGTTTGTATTTTTTGATGTTCCCTCTGTTTTCACATACAAAATATAAAAGAAGTAATGTCATGGTACTAGGCTAGTCTGTGTTCCTACTGTCTCTGTTATACCCACTAACACTGTATGAAGGGGATAACCATCCATGTCTCTATATGTTCAAGGTTCTCAAGAAGACCCAGTTCCCCAGCAGCGACGCCATGGACATATGTCGTCACAATCCCACCTGGAAGATCTTGATAAAAAAGTAATTATCTATCTAGCATGATGTCATTTTCTTTGTCCTTAAAGTGTGAGACACTAGATATTCTGTGATATACTAGATCACTAGATAATTTGAGAAGTTTGTCATGATTCTAGTAACACTGAACCAATATGTGTCAATGTACGGCACCATTTGATTGAGGTATTCTCTTTTTCTGCCTTATAATGGCGTTACTGGTGTACTCTTTGTTAACCACACCTCTACCTGCCTTTTAGATTACATGCTTCCAGGAGTTGACTAAAGTACATTTTCCCCCAGGATGCATCGGGTACAGTACAGAGCCCTGACGTGCCTTCACAACATGCTGTCTACTATGGACGCTGAGTCCCTAGGGGGAGCAGCTGCTCTTCAGGCTGTCGCACAACATCTGGCCACACTGGTCTTCAGTGCTCCAGGTTAGATCTACATGTCATACCATCTCTTAATTATTTGTATTAAACCCTCATTTTACTAGATAGGTTGACTAGGTAGGTTGATGCTCTTTTTACAGCAATGACCTTAACAAAAAGGAGTGTAATTGTCTCATTGAGTATTTATTTTTGGTTAATTTGCTTACTCAGAGATCCCTGAGGAGGAGGAATTCCTTGAGGCAGTTACCAGTGCCATGCGATCCCTCTTACAGATCATAGCCTATATGAAAATCCCACAGGTAAGACAGCTGACTCAAGCAGGGGAGGGTTCCCCCTGAAGTACATTTTACCTAGCCTTACTGTCAACTGTCTGTCAGTTTATACAATACCACAGCACTatcccgatgtgtctgtcttggATGACTCattgtttatgtttgtgtgtgtgttgccagtgTATGACCCCCCAGCAGCTGATGAGCCTGAGCGAGGCAGCGACCCGCTGTGGTGTGGTCAGTGTGAGGGTGAACGCCCTGGCCATCCTAGGCATCACAGGAAGCACACTGGCTAAAGAGAAGGGGACAGCTGAAACTCTGCAGGTACTTTATTATTTTAATCCCTCATGTGTTTTAGATAGCTAAGGATTACTTCAGAAGGAACTCTTTTtgttcctcttttttttttcaatgGTTTAACCCATCTTGGCTTTGTGACCATGATGTGATAACACTGCAATATCTTTTTTTATAGATGATTGGCAATGCCTTACTCCAAGTTGCCACAAAGGATGCCAACCTTGTGGTTTGTGGAGAGGCCCTGGATGCTCTGTTTGATGTTTT
Proteins encoded in this window:
- the LOC121535802 gene encoding HEAT repeat-containing protein 3; the protein is MGKSKTNKFRRPQFNAEGLSVTAVKEVEEDHDEVCDGVDSPAGELLEKLQSPSADVREFACASISRVVQQSQTIPGFLQRDAVRRLGPLLLDRSLAVRETATGALRNLSACGGHEVCEDMVKQDVMTPLTALLRECCAGFETNAALSLKGQKNTVEDVANEAVNLLWNLCESSSQAVSVFNKAGILDVILQCLERHTHNIKLALSAAHCLHTVTEDNAELLCSMNNAVLGTLESVLLSSQTGMAHTLLRTLAAGSVWNLKSSLPTARQAQTLNALVATLSQCLELDAGTLIPQHRQAEVARNATASEAGNMEDHQAAVEEMEDEEEEGAGPRRNGKATKIDKDFSDFLPRGKEELREATALLTAQQTSLEIIVNMCCSDDPSDDEWEEASSSDESEMCPDGLSEGNTSLLSPLCLSAEVHGALINHNIPEKVLKKTQFPSSDAMDICRHNPTWKILIKKMHRVQYRALTCLHNMLSTMDAESLGGAAALQAVAQHLATLVFSAPEIPEEEEFLEAVTSAMRSLLQIIAYMKIPQCMTPQQLMSLSEAATRCGVVSVRVNALAILGITGSTLAKEKGTAETLQMIGNALLQVATKDANLVVCGEALDALFDVFADGDEAERAAKNINLLSALKALQPVFKAKIRKEGKGKYSPEQLCVLDNIKVNLRRFIGYLEIVVKK